The genomic interval gagatttttttaaaacttttttttttttagctcattagTTGTTGGTGGTGCATTTTTTATATGGCCCAacaaaattcttcttcttccccaatgtggcccaaggaagccaaaagattagacaccTCTAGTCTAATCTCTCTGCACATTTGACATCCCTCATTTACTTCACTTTTACCTCCAAGTTTTGCAATAGTGCAACAGACTAGCAGAAACTAAGGCACATACAAGCactgtagatgcaaaaattctgtACAGAAAAGCAGTCCAGAAAAGGTTCAGGTGGATATTGAGTGAACTAACATATGGGATTGACTATAAGCCAAGTAAAGGGAATGGGAAAGTAAGatatcaaaaaagagagaaaagcaccTTTCAAGATATATTGGCATACAGCCATGTGAGTAGAACCAAATTTCCGTGGCCTCCTTTCCTTCTTGTATTACAATTTAGAAACTTGGACTTAGGAGAGTCACAATGCTTCTCtgtaatgtataataaaattttggggagtgtgtgtgtgctttggACACCTTGATCACATGACTTATCCTGCTAGggctcagttttgtcatctaAAATTCAGTATAATAATACATTACACGATTCATAGAACTGTTGTAAGGGTTAAATTAAATAAGACAAAGTACAGGCAAGGATGTAGTGTAGTCCTGAAACATGGAAGATATTTAACATGTGTTTCTGTTATCTGGCAACGATTATGGCAGTTTATAATAAGAAAGAGGAGTTGGGACAAGTGATGTGCTACTTACTTTACTTTCTTCAATTAGGACTCAATCCTACTAGGCCAATAGCCAAAGGAAATGGTGAGCAGAACTTATGGTGGCACATTCATTCTTGACTCACATGTGAACACAATATAATTTCATGTCTCCTTGATAAAACTACTTTTCTACAGGGGATAATAAAAGGCAAGTAGAGAGATTTCAGCCTACGGATGAAATACACAGTGTAACATGAGACAGCTATTGCAGAGCCAACAAAAAAATAATGTTCAGTTAAGTGAGTCACAGTTCCTTGAAATTGTATTCCATGCCCACAAATGCAGAAGGCTCCCTAAAGTTGggttattattatcttttttttttttaagtttcattgaGGTATATGttatatgcaataaaaataatcaattttaagtatacaattcaatgagcTTTGATGAATAACTACAATGGTAACCAACATGATATAAAACAGAAACTAATCCTTTCCCCGACAACCTGGACCTTGGGCTAACTGATTTGCTTTTTGTCacattagttttgctttttctagaaaAAGATACCGTACAATATATAATCTTGGTGGCTGGCACCTTTTATTTAGTAATGTTTCTCAACTTTTTGTGTTTGTTATGGTCCCTCTAATGAGTATTTTTCCCTAATTGTCTCTCCCCACTTAATGAAATTTTGCTACCACagatatatctatatgtctatgtaCTGTGTATACACCTGTGCTTTATACagagtaagattttttttcacaCCTCAAAATGTTTTGCCCTTTACAAGGTGCTGTCACCCCATTGAGAATACATGATTTAgtgtaatgtttttgagattcatcagTATTGTGTGTATCAGAAGTTGGTTAGTTTTATTGCTGggtaatattccattatacaaagagacattcaataaatgaataagaatAATTACATATGTGTTACAGAGGTCAGGGAGTGAGTGCTCTTTCTCACTAAGATTTGAGTTCTTTCTCAAATCTTAGTCTCCCTGGTATCAGTAGACATACCTCTAATAATACAATTGTTCAAGTCAAAAATCTGAGAGTATCAAGATACTTCATTTTGCCTCATTTCCCCAGATCAAATCCATTAAAGCCTGCCAATTTCATCTCTTGATTATTTCTTGAATCTTGTCTCAAGGGATCAGATTTTGCCACTGTAACCCAGAACATTCCAGACATGTAAGGCTATCAATCTTTATCTTAGAAGAGATGGGAAGCCATTGAAGGGATTTAGATAGGAAACTGACATGACTTTCTCATGAAATTAAAAGATTACTAAATCTTTTATAGCAAGCAATGAATAAGAATATGGAGAATGAATTAGAAAGGACTGATTGTATTTGTGGAGCGGATCTTTCAGGAGTCCAGGGGATAAATGACAATGGCTCTGTCATGAATTTTCAAGGCATTTGAGAGTAGATGAGAGATTGGGAGACATGCTATATTTTCAGTGGGGCCCATGGGAAGGCTTAGCAAGGCCTCACTGCTGGATGATAACATAATTATAATGAGAAATTCAGGTAAACCTTCCTATTGCTTGCTGCTGCCTTGACTTAGATGATATTTTTGGTCAAATTAATCAGTATTCTAAATGAATTAAGTATGAATATTCTTGGGTTATTTGCTAATAAGTAAGAAAGAATTAGAGAATTACAATCATgcccataagaaaaaaaattgtatacttCATGAATCCATCGATCTTTCTATCCATCTTACAACTTTTTAAAGGGTTACTGTAGTACTAGTATCCAAGTATCAGCTCCAGATGGTCTGCAATCCTCCTGAAGTTTTATGTAAATTGTCTTATCTACATACACATCTCTGGGGGGCAACTTGAagattaaaattcaatttttattccTATTAAAGAGTAAGAATCAATGGCTTACTGTGCTTTAGGTTTAGGGTATGCAAACATTCATAGGACATAATCTTCATTCTTAAAGCATGTAAAGTTTATATCATGTAAGCAGATAAATGACAAAGTCACATTGTCAGTGCTAGAAAAGAGATAGGAACAAAGTTCTGAAAGCTTGTCAGTTACTCTGGTGCTTTGTCTCCTCCAGGTGACTTCCCAAGTATGCCTGGCCACAATACCTCCAGGAATTCCTCTTGCGATCCTATAGTGACATCCCACTTAATCAGCCTCTACATCATAGTGCTCATTGGAGGGCTGGTGGGTGTCATTTCCATTCTATTCCTGCTGGTGAAAATGAACACCCGGTCAGTGACCACCATGGCGGTCATTAACTTGGTGGTGGTCCACAGCGTTTTTCTGCTGACAGTGCCATTTCGCTTGACCTACTTCATCAAGGAGACTTGGATATTTGGGTTGCCCTTCTGCAGATTCGTGAGTGCCATGCTGCACATCCACATGTATCTCACGTTCCTGTTCTATGTGGTGATCCTGGTCACCAGGTACCTCATCTTCTTCAAGCGCAAAGACAAAGTGGAATTCTACAGAAAACTGCATGCTGTGGCTGCCAGTGCTGGCCTGTGGACGCTGGTGATTGTCATTGTGGTACCCCTGGTTGTCTCCCGGTATGGAATTCACGAGGAATACAATGAGAAGCActgttttaaatttcacaaaGAGCTTGCTTACACGTATGTGAAAGTCATCAACTATATGATAATCATTTTTGTCATAGCCATTGCTGTGATTCTCTTGGTCTTCCAGGTCTTCATCATTATGTTGATGGTGCAGAAGCTACGCCACTCCTTACTATCCCACCAGGAGTTCTGGGCTCAGCTGAAAAACCTACTTTTTATAGGGGTCATCCTTGTTTGTTTCCTTCCCTACCAGTTCTTTAGGATCTATTACCTGAATGTTGTGACGCACTCCAATACCTGTAACAGCACGATTGCATTTTATAACGAAATCTTCTTGAGTGTAACAGCGATTAGCTGCTATGATTTGCTTCTCTTTGTATTTGGGGGAAGTCATTGGTTTAAGCAAAAGATAATTGACTTATGGAATTGTGTTTTGTGCCGTTAGCCACAAACTACAGTATTCATATTTGCTTCCTTTATATTGGGAATAAAAATCGGTATGGGGAGGTAAGAATGGTATTTCACTACTTAATCAAAACCATGCCTTGATCTACACAAAACGAAAGAACTATGAAACGTCAGAGCCTTCATTGTAGTCCTTATGGGATCCCTGCCGTCTCTGAGTGATGCCCATACAAAGACCAGTGATGTTGATTCCACCTGGAGTTGcaatattacattattttccaATACAGGATGTCTGCGTGGCCCATTAAAGCAACATAGGTCTTAAGAATTTTAGAGTTTCATTAGCTCATTCTAATTTCCTCTGTTTGAAGCATGATCTTTTCTTAGGTTTTGGACAGAACTCAGCCCTTTAGTTCTTTTCATCCCACTTCATCTTAGGTAAGTAAATCCTGGCCACCGCCCAGCTCCAAAGACACAAACTCTCCTTGGCTAACCAGGTTAGATGTCCCATTCATCTCACACCCTGATGAAAACTGATAAGGGGAGAGAATAGTTAAACATTTTTCTAGGGTATCATAACTCTGGTGGGAAGTCATCTGTCTAGAAATCAAGAGACAGAGAACGTGTGGCCTTCTGTTTTAACAAGGTTTTCTAGATTTGTCCTGTGAAAGGATCCCCCACGACATGGGGATCAATTTCCTCAATATCACCAATTGCACTGTTGCtccaaaaatcatttaaaagctTACTGGACATATCTACATAATGGTGAAActgtaatttagaaaatattcttgACCAATGAACTGGTAGGCATTAAAATGAGTTCCCAAGGGaagtgattaaaatttttttctcttctgttttttgagaGAATTTCTAGATGCCCTGGGCCACAGTTAATTAAGATTTTTAGGGAGGACAGAAAGTTATACTGAAATCTTTAGCACTCCCTTCCACCGTTAAAATTAtagatatgtattttaaattataccttaagttctggggtacatgtgcagaatgtgcagatttgttacataggtttacacgtgccatggtggtttgctgcacctatcaacccatctacattaggtatttctcctaatgctccccctcccccacccctggacaggccccagtgtgtgatgttcccctccctgtgtccatatgttctcattgttcgactcccacttatgagtgagaacatgcggtgtttggttttctgttcttgtgttagtttgttgagaatgatggtttccaggttaaaattatatatttttaaataaatgaaaactatgtttttaaaagagaacttTTGAGAAGTATATAGCAAAACCATTAATTTAGACTCTGTGAGATTAGGTTGCATGAAGAAGGTTTTCTGAATATttgaagaatggataaataaatgtactcaaaagtattaaattataatcctttaaaatataggaaaaataactaatgggtactagacttaatactttaggatgaaataatctgtacaacaaactcccatgacacatgtttacatatgtaacaaacctgcacatgttcccccgaacttaaaataaaagtttaaagtcataataataaaataatttggattttctttccaaattctgAGTTACTTTCTGTAAAATTGTATTAATGACTTGTGACATGTGGCATGTTAAACTGACTTTATTTCAAGAACTTCCATTACTGGCTAGGTTGATACATTGGCTTGTGGATTtttgctttttgggttttttttttacctcctgCCCATACTCTACTATCTTCAATGTTTTATCTCCTTAAAATTTTCCCAGGATCTGATCCAGTTTCATATTTAATGCTTCAGAAAACCTAGAGCAATTAGTAACATGAATAGAATAACATAATGAATTAAGGGAACTTTTTTTTCATCAAGATATATCTTCAGGatttaaaagtttttcttaaCTTATTGTCACTCTGTGGATCCACAAATTCCTCAGATGAATAAGAAACACCTCTGTGAATTTCTGTGACAACTAAAATTAGTGAGCCACAGAAATTAATTTGAGGAAGCAGAAGTAGCAGCATAGTTCAAACATGACTTGTTtccatatattttctgttttatatattcttttaaatgtcctcataaaaaagtaagatttattttctttcttgccttttttcccatttgttttttacattttttctttctcattttgcaCTATAAAATTTATAAGACAATTACTAAGACCCCTGatagttttaagaaaatttataacACCTATAAATacgtaaaaagaagaaatttagaaaatatttaaattaaaagtattCATTAGAATTTCATTACCTTGTAGATTATATCATACTCTCTTCCAGATTTTATATATGTTGAGGTCAGGTAATTCAAAAGAATTAATCTCTGTATTAATCTGTTATAATGTTAACGTAACACTATGTTATTTTCATACATTATAATAAAGGGCTTATTAGAAATGTTACTCAAAATATAGAAATgcaatatttcataatataaaatatctttttcatcAGTATTTAcggaataaatagaaaaagtttaGTTTTCCTGTTCTTTGTCTTTAATCAATACAGAAATGAACCTCATGTGGGATTGGAGGTGACACTGGCCTCTAGGACCATTTTTGGATATCACCATTATAAGAGAGCACTAGTATTAGCATTTGGTGGTGGGAGCCAAGGAATAGACATCCTGCCTT from Rhinopithecus roxellana isolate Shanxi Qingling chromosome 6, ASM756505v1, whole genome shotgun sequence carries:
- the GPR141 gene encoding probable G-protein coupled receptor 141; its protein translation is MPGHNTSRNSSCDPIVTSHLISLYIIVLIGGLVGVISILFLLVKMNTRSVTTMAVINLVVVHSVFLLTVPFRLTYFIKETWIFGLPFCRFVSAMLHIHMYLTFLFYVVILVTRYLIFFKRKDKVEFYRKLHAVAASAGLWTLVIVIVVPLVVSRYGIHEEYNEKHCFKFHKELAYTYVKVINYMIIIFVIAIAVILLVFQVFIIMLMVQKLRHSLLSHQEFWAQLKNLLFIGVILVCFLPYQFFRIYYLNVVTHSNTCNSTIAFYNEIFLSVTAISCYDLLLFVFGGSHWFKQKIIDLWNCVLCR